A single window of [Clostridium] hylemonae DSM 15053 DNA harbors:
- a CDS encoding SDR family NAD(P)-dependent oxidoreductase, whose amino-acid sequence MQITDFNMDYFSLKGKNAIVTGGNTGLGQAFSLALAKGGANIFMPSIMPDDPQYNKLIEAEGGKAVYMEADITKPGVPEKVVEACVKELGSVDILVNCAGIVICKDVLDFGREDWDPMIRINLTAAFEMSHECAKVMIPRRSGKMINICSMFSFLGGQWSPAYAASKHGIAGLTKAYCDELAQYNIQVNGIAPGYFKTKVAEVSASDPVRDKWIVDHTAEGRWGEIHDLMGTTVFLASQASQFVNGHILAVDGGFLTR is encoded by the coding sequence ATGCAGATCACAGATTTTAATATGGATTATTTTTCATTAAAAGGTAAAAACGCAATTGTCACAGGCGGAAACACAGGACTCGGACAGGCTTTTTCTCTGGCTCTGGCAAAAGGCGGGGCAAATATCTTTATGCCCAGTATCATGCCGGATGACCCGCAGTACAATAAACTGATCGAAGCAGAAGGCGGAAAAGCCGTATATATGGAGGCTGATATCACGAAGCCGGGTGTTCCTGAAAAAGTAGTTGAAGCGTGTGTGAAAGAGTTGGGCTCCGTCGACATTCTTGTAAACTGTGCCGGCATCGTAATCTGCAAAGATGTTCTCGACTTTGGCCGGGAAGACTGGGATCCCATGATCCGCATTAATCTTACGGCCGCGTTTGAAATGAGCCATGAGTGTGCAAAGGTGATGATACCCCGGCGAAGTGGAAAAATGATCAATATATGTTCTATGTTCAGCTTTCTCGGAGGACAATGGTCACCGGCCTATGCCGCAAGTAAACATGGGATAGCAGGACTGACAAAAGCGTATTGTGACGAACTTGCACAGTATAACATTCAGGTGAATGGTATTGCCCCGGGATATTTTAAAACGAAGGTTGCAGAAGTATCCGCAAGTGATCCGGTGAGGGATAAGTGGATCGTGGACCATACAGCGGAAGGAAGATGGGGAGAAATTCATGATCTCATGGGAACAACTGTATTTTTGGCAAGCCAGGCGTCACAGTTTGTAAATGGCCATATTCTTGCTGTCGACGGCGGATTCCTCACTAGATAA
- a CDS encoding electron transfer flavoprotein subunit alpha/FixB family protein codes for MKNKIMIYLDQEYPNESAQLLEIIEKAYNKNEMITYAAGWVEEKQVPCWFDHLLLLPPDERSRYDARWMASVLEQMCREHEFCCVIIPSTWTGRMLAPLLAVKLESGLTADITDIETLDDKLLMIRPAFSGKVMAKITSKDSQVIMMSARLGAFSYTGLQQKKMQTEPYLFQEPIRSGIRQLGREDKKQTADIREAEVLISGGGGVGRRFDQLYPLSKRLNAMVSASRKSVDSGMASRSIQVGQSGKIVSPQLYIALGIYGSMQHIEGLKDIPYIISVNINKNAPICSLSDIVVEGDAIEFVTKLLERIKKE; via the coding sequence ATGAAGAATAAAATAATGATTTATCTTGATCAGGAATATCCGAATGAATCGGCACAACTTCTGGAAATTATTGAAAAAGCATATAACAAAAACGAGATGATCACATATGCGGCCGGGTGGGTGGAAGAAAAGCAGGTGCCGTGCTGGTTTGACCATTTACTGCTGCTGCCGCCGGATGAAAGAAGCCGGTACGATGCCCGCTGGATGGCTTCTGTCTTGGAACAGATGTGCCGTGAGCATGAGTTCTGCTGTGTGATCATTCCGTCTACCTGGACAGGAAGAATGCTGGCGCCGCTGCTTGCGGTCAAACTTGAGTCCGGACTCACTGCCGACATTACGGATATTGAGACTTTGGATGATAAATTACTGATGATCCGGCCGGCTTTCAGCGGGAAGGTAATGGCGAAGATCACAAGTAAGGATTCACAAGTGATCATGATGAGTGCAAGGCTCGGCGCTTTTTCGTACACCGGACTGCAGCAGAAAAAAATGCAGACAGAGCCTTATCTTTTTCAGGAACCGATCCGGTCGGGAATCAGACAGCTGGGGAGAGAAGACAAGAAACAGACGGCAGATATCAGAGAAGCGGAAGTCCTTATTTCAGGAGGCGGAGGCGTGGGCAGGAGATTTGACCAGCTGTACCCTCTGTCAAAACGTCTGAACGCAATGGTGTCCGCCAGCAGAAAGAGTGTGGACAGCGGTATGGCGTCACGGAGCATACAAGTCGGACAGTCAGGTAAGATCGTCAGTCCGCAGCTGTATATTGCACTTGGTATTTATGGTTCCATGCAGCACATTGAAGGGCTGAAAGATATACCATATATCATTTCTGTAAATATAAACAAAAATGCTCCTATATGCAGTCTGTCAGATATTGTGGTAGAAGGAGACGCGATAGAATTTGTAACAAAGCTATTGGAACGTATAAAAAAGGAATAA
- a CDS encoding electron transfer flavoprotein subunit beta/FixA family protein, with protein MRVICLVKFVPDVEAFQYDSEKKQLIRENVKTIINPDDASALAATLRLKKQYGLSVELVTMGPVSVKPKLRDYIRIGADKAVLISDAAYSGSDTYATSLILGDYLRQAKADIILTGTHTIDGDTAHVPAQIAERIDYSFLSGITKLEEQCMKDHTILCSVESDECILHYSLELPALLAVSRESRYSPPYVSYADLDRYVDDKIEVVTNAGLNIHEERIGLKGSRTRVVDTYTKALETRQRTIVSTDDEGIEYVYQFLKEKGFVDEE; from the coding sequence GTGAGAGTTATTTGTTTAGTTAAATTCGTTCCGGATGTAGAGGCGTTCCAATACGACTCTGAAAAGAAACAGCTGATCCGGGAAAACGTAAAAACCATAATAAATCCGGATGATGCAAGCGCCCTGGCGGCTACACTGCGGTTAAAAAAACAGTATGGCCTTTCTGTTGAACTGGTCACTATGGGACCTGTATCAGTTAAGCCTAAGCTCAGAGACTATATCAGGATCGGAGCCGATAAGGCGGTGCTGATCTCCGATGCGGCGTACTCTGGCAGCGATACCTATGCTACAAGCCTGATTCTTGGAGATTATCTGCGGCAGGCCAAAGCGGACATCATTTTGACAGGAACGCATACGATCGATGGCGATACAGCCCATGTACCGGCGCAAATAGCTGAAAGAATCGATTACAGCTTTCTCTCCGGAATTACAAAGCTAGAAGAACAGTGCATGAAAGATCATACAATCTTATGCAGTGTGGAATCAGATGAATGTATCTTACATTACTCACTTGAATTACCGGCTCTTCTGGCTGTCAGCAGAGAGAGCAGATATTCTCCCCCGTATGTCAGTTATGCTGACTTAGACCGGTATGTAGACGATAAAATAGAGGTAGTCACGAATGCAGGGCTGAACATACATGAGGAGAGAATCGGGCTCAAAGGTTCCAGGACCCGCGTTGTTGATACCTATACAAAAGCATTGGAAACAAGACAGCGGACCATTGTCAGTACCGATGACGAAGGAATTGAATATGTTTATCAGTTTTTAAAAGAAAAGGGGTTTGTCGATGAAGAATAA
- a CDS encoding MFS transporter, with product MDRYLQFMLMVLAAGAVYPMLYLRTNYQETMLEVFNMTLPQLNTVMSALGIAFTIGYLPSGIIADKFSAKKLVLVSLFGIAVGGFWFAQIPSYTSVIIIYAIWGFSAVLTFWSAHMKVVKMLASKGEEGRFFGILDGGRGVVEAILASVAVFIFARILGSATAIADKRSAMVAVIYLYSIVALVIGILVAVFVKENTSADNEVKEAAENEKFRFSDLGTLFKNKSIFIMAGIIFMSYAVTYTVYYFSGFLQTNVGVGPVAVSTIATVLLWMRPIGGIIGGFIADKFGKAKTVLLTLLCASALLVVISVIPYTSGQTVFCALIFILGFFIYAVRGTYWSLLGDCGVETKITGTAIGFSSLIGYLPEIFVPMISSFMFTAYGDKGGYSGFFISIAIAGAVGAVLLVLFMKVTGKKK from the coding sequence ATGGATCGTTACTTACAGTTTATGCTGATGGTCTTGGCGGCAGGAGCTGTTTATCCAATGCTCTATTTGAGAACGAACTATCAGGAAACGATGCTGGAAGTATTCAATATGACGCTTCCGCAGCTGAACACTGTGATGTCAGCGCTTGGCATAGCGTTCACCATTGGATATCTTCCAAGCGGGATCATCGCAGATAAATTCTCGGCAAAAAAATTGGTTTTAGTGTCCCTGTTCGGGATTGCTGTGGGCGGATTTTGGTTTGCTCAGATCCCCAGCTATACCAGTGTTATTATCATCTATGCGATCTGGGGATTTTCAGCGGTGCTGACTTTCTGGAGTGCACATATGAAGGTTGTAAAGATGTTGGCAAGCAAAGGAGAGGAAGGCAGATTTTTCGGTATTCTCGATGGCGGCCGGGGTGTTGTAGAAGCAATACTTGCCAGTGTTGCAGTATTTATTTTTGCAAGGATTCTGGGAAGCGCAACTGCCATCGCAGATAAGCGCAGTGCTATGGTGGCGGTCATTTACCTTTATAGCATCGTTGCGTTGGTAATAGGAATACTTGTAGCGGTCTTTGTAAAGGAAAACACTTCTGCAGATAACGAAGTAAAGGAAGCAGCAGAAAACGAAAAATTCCGGTTCAGTGATCTGGGGACATTATTTAAGAACAAATCTATTTTTATAATGGCAGGAATCATCTTTATGTCATATGCCGTTACCTATACTGTGTACTATTTCAGCGGTTTTCTGCAGACAAATGTTGGAGTGGGTCCGGTAGCTGTCAGTACGATCGCGACAGTATTGCTTTGGATGAGACCGATCGGCGGTATCATCGGCGGATTTATCGCTGATAAGTTTGGGAAGGCAAAAACCGTGCTTCTGACACTGCTATGTGCGTCAGCGCTGCTCGTTGTGATCTCTGTCATACCATATACATCCGGACAGACAGTCTTTTGCGCCCTGATCTTTATATTAGGATTCTTCATTTATGCTGTGCGGGGAACATACTGGTCATTGTTAGGAGACTGTGGCGTGGAGACAAAAATAACCGGTACTGCCATTGGATTTTCTTCATTAATAGGATATCTGCCGGAAATATTTGTGCCGATGATCAGCAGTTTCATGTTTACAGCATATGGGGACAAAGGCGGTTACAGCGGATTTTTTATCAGTATTGCGATCGCCGGCGCAGTCGGTGCAGTATTGTTGGTATTATTCATGAAGGTGACAGGCAAAAAGAAATAA